One segment of Thermosipho africanus Ob7 DNA contains the following:
- a CDS encoding YjgP/YjgQ family permease: MKVLTKYILKLSLGPFLMGIGAFIVFASVELLYQLSDIIVRHRVGILKLFELIYYNLPYFASLGIPVGILFSIFWVLSQLYSSKEITAFLVHGIPSRKLVYPFLILSIIFGAVSFYLNDQIVPKFNQKAMETISKYVYKKPEVTIKENVLTKIDESQYFFVKRYDQQQGILYDVVLFQNMQSEERIITAKKVEKEENSWYLINGKMYVTDRDGFMKLDLSFSKIKLDLKDDLESLMRVGKSPRDMTGEELIQKIKTFKKLGVDPSPWIVELHGRYANSVGPFIIVILGVPLSLLFGLKSKSWSVIFTFVIVVLYQGSGAWLSAMGKENLINPVLAAWYPDLLFAIVGFILFAMLDTPVAYRIRELIAKFLVIFFVFFIGSNLYSKDLTLDASSIEYNTSYIYASQNVNIYWEDISLFSDEATVFLIDDKVKVLEAEGNVVLRRENKEYYSNYMKYFFDNDDIYIVEVKGVEKYKKKGKDINLYFNSEITQKSSETVLMKEAYVTTCEFENPHYKIEALRVYVYDNKFLIAENSILFLLDIPLFPYPVYFLNLTEDEFPPFSFSLAWDEDGGFITHQEYNLYVNDYLLSTKITTENKETIPQFSIYKKDDKNIKFSIDYEKNYIYLDLKNLKYNSNWVTNKTFFHVGYSPFYFEEYLNNGSYYKKFGLNFDLYSKGKMDINFYWDGNKSRINNSFSIINVKKDLSLAEFNIQNLSFNNSLEKSTFFTDDSTWTLYQSGNYSFSFKNKSFSTKFYGKVYNDTFSSNIRHTFSYPLSFENELVKVYAKYGFGANLYNAIVDKYYFNLGLYDIYELSGKLKFKVFDIEAKYELRENFRDESTNTEYNKLSSIVYVNTPNLNFSLKQGWDFLNERRLDDEISSKFSFIVLNGKIELESKATYDNEEKKTISL, encoded by the coding sequence TTGAAAGTATTAACTAAATATATTTTGAAACTTTCATTAGGCCCATTTTTGATGGGAATAGGAGCTTTTATTGTATTTGCAAGTGTTGAACTATTATATCAACTATCGGATATTATTGTAAGACATAGGGTGGGTATTTTAAAATTATTTGAATTGATATATTATAACTTACCATATTTTGCTTCATTGGGAATTCCTGTAGGAATTTTATTTTCTATTTTTTGGGTGTTATCACAATTATATAGCTCAAAAGAGATTACAGCTTTTTTAGTTCACGGTATTCCATCACGAAAATTAGTATATCCTTTCTTAATTTTGTCTATAATTTTTGGAGCAGTCTCATTTTATTTGAATGATCAGATAGTTCCAAAATTTAATCAGAAGGCAATGGAAACAATATCAAAGTACGTCTATAAAAAGCCGGAAGTTACTATTAAAGAAAATGTATTAACCAAGATTGATGAATCTCAATACTTTTTTGTAAAAAGGTATGATCAACAGCAAGGGATATTATATGATGTTGTTTTGTTTCAAAATATGCAAAGTGAAGAAAGAATAATTACAGCTAAAAAAGTCGAAAAAGAAGAAAATAGTTGGTACTTAATAAACGGGAAAATGTACGTAACTGATAGAGATGGATTTATGAAGTTAGACCTTAGTTTTTCAAAGATAAAGCTAGATTTGAAAGATGATTTGGAGAGTTTAATGAGGGTTGGCAAATCTCCAAGGGATATGACAGGAGAGGAATTAATACAAAAAATAAAGACATTTAAAAAGTTAGGAGTTGATCCTTCGCCTTGGATTGTAGAGCTTCATGGAAGGTACGCTAATTCAGTAGGGCCTTTTATAATAGTAATACTAGGTGTTCCTCTATCACTATTATTTGGATTGAAAAGTAAGTCTTGGAGTGTTATTTTTACTTTTGTAATTGTTGTTTTGTATCAAGGCTCTGGAGCATGGCTTTCTGCAATGGGGAAAGAAAATTTAATTAATCCGGTTCTTGCTGCTTGGTATCCTGATCTCTTATTTGCGATTGTAGGATTCATTCTTTTTGCTATGTTAGATACACCTGTGGCCTATAGAATTAGAGAATTGATAGCAAAATTTTTAGTGATATTTTTTGTTTTTTTTATAGGTTCAAATTTATACTCGAAAGATTTGACATTGGATGCATCAAGTATTGAATATAATACTTCGTATATATATGCAAGCCAAAATGTTAACATATATTGGGAAGATATATCATTATTTTCTGATGAAGCAACTGTATTCTTAATCGATGATAAAGTAAAAGTTTTAGAAGCAGAAGGAAATGTTGTTTTAAGAAGAGAAAATAAGGAATATTATTCAAATTATATGAAATACTTTTTTGATAATGATGATATTTATATAGTTGAAGTAAAAGGTGTTGAAAAGTATAAAAAAAAAGGTAAAGATATAAATCTGTATTTTAATTCTGAAATTACCCAAAAAAGTTCTGAAACAGTGTTAATGAAAGAAGCTTACGTAACAACGTGTGAATTTGAAAATCCACACTACAAAATTGAAGCATTAAGGGTTTATGTTTACGATAACAAATTTTTAATTGCTGAGAATTCCATTTTATTTTTACTTGATATTCCATTATTTCCATATCCTGTATATTTTTTAAATTTGACTGAGGATGAGTTTCCTCCTTTTTCGTTTTCTCTGGCATGGGATGAAGATGGTGGATTTATAACACATCAAGAGTATAATCTTTATGTTAATGATTACCTTCTTTCTACTAAGATTACTACAGAAAATAAAGAAACTATTCCTCAATTTAGTATTTACAAAAAAGATGATAAGAACATAAAGTTTTCTATAGATTATGAGAAAAATTACATATACTTAGATTTGAAAAATTTAAAATACAATTCTAATTGGGTTACAAATAAGACGTTTTTTCATGTAGGTTATTCTCCTTTTTACTTTGAAGAATATTTAAATAACGGTAGTTATTATAAAAAATTTGGTTTAAATTTTGATCTTTATAGCAAGGGAAAAATGGACATCAACTTTTATTGGGATGGAAATAAAAGTAGAATTAATAATTCGTTTTCTATAATTAATGTTAAAAAAGATCTTTCCTTAGCAGAATTTAACATTCAAAATTTGAGTTTTAATAATTCATTAGAAAAATCAACATTTTTCACAGATGATAGTACATGGACATTATATCAATCTGGAAATTACTCTTTTTCATTTAAAAATAAGAGCTTTAGTACTAAATTCTACGGTAAAGTGTACAACGATACTTTTTCAAGTAATATTAGGCATACTTTTTCTTATCCTTTGAGCTTTGAGAATGAACTTGTCAAAGTATATGCTAAATATGGATTTGGAGCAAATTTATATAATGCAATTGTTGACAAGTATTATTTTAATTTGGGGTTATATGATATTTATGAGTTAAGTGGGAAGTTAAAATTTAAAGTGTTTGATATTGAAGCAAAATATGAACTAAGAGAAAATTTTCGAGATGAATCAACAAATACTGAATATAATAAATTGAGTAGTATTGTATATGTTAATACTCCTAATTTGAATTTTTCATTAAAACAAGGTTGGGACTTTTTAAATGAAAGAAGGTTGGATGATGAAATTTCTTCGAAGTTTTCTTTTATTGTTTTAAACGGTAAGATTGAACTTGAATCAAAAGCAACTTATGACAACGAAGAAAAAAAAACTATCTCCTTATGA
- a CDS encoding trigger factor: MWLLDVFKRSEKRKPRDEALERLESIVSRRKEITHKIPIEVFSKNSEEIKKEVVQIISRKFNVPVERVKVDCQEEDGYVVIVTNINFK; the protein is encoded by the coding sequence ATGTGGTTGTTAGATGTTTTTAAAAGAAGTGAAAAAAGAAAACCTAGAGATGAGGCTCTCGAAAGATTAGAAAGTATTGTTAGCAGGCGAAAGGAAATAACACACAAGATCCCTATTGAAGTATTTTCTAAGAATTCAGAAGAAATAAAAAAAGAAGTAGTACAGATTATTTCGAGAAAATTTAATGTGCCTGTTGAAAGGGTGAAAGTAGATTGTCAAGAAGAAGATGGTTACGTTGTAATTGTTACAAATATAAATTTCAAATAG
- a CDS encoding class I SAM-dependent methyltransferase, giving the protein MRYIVTTSYNANKEIVRLAKNIAEEFNVKYINRNHVSKYLKSGKIDFYYVVDKKGMLKIKWKDGEFFFHQGIAKIRMENIKHGERDYLIESLKPEKTDVVYDATCGLASDAILIANFAKKVVATEGSEHIYRVVKWGLKRYISDEEWINNAMKKIELIHDNYKNFVRNQPDNSFDIVYCDPMFENPIYESNSLNPLRGFAVYEPLSLEDLEHMIRISRKRVVIKTLKKDSLYEKIKNYFSKEFISRKSGIVYGVINKSEV; this is encoded by the coding sequence ATGAGATATATTGTTACTACATCATACAATGCTAATAAAGAAATTGTAAGGTTGGCAAAAAATATAGCAGAGGAATTTAATGTAAAGTATATTAACAGAAATCATGTTTCAAAATACTTAAAAAGTGGAAAAATAGACTTTTATTATGTTGTAGATAAAAAAGGTATGTTGAAAATAAAATGGAAAGATGGAGAATTCTTTTTTCACCAAGGGATAGCAAAGATCAGGATGGAAAATATTAAGCATGGAGAAAGAGATTACCTAATAGAATCATTGAAGCCAGAAAAAACGGACGTAGTATATGATGCTACTTGTGGGCTTGCTTCAGATGCTATTTTAATTGCTAATTTTGCAAAAAAGGTAGTTGCTACTGAAGGGTCTGAGCATATTTATAGAGTTGTTAAATGGGGATTAAAAAGATATATTTCTGATGAAGAATGGATAAATAATGCTATGAAAAAAATAGAGCTTATACATGATAATTATAAAAATTTTGTTAGAAATCAACCTGATAATTCATTTGATATTGTATATTGTGATCCAATGTTTGAAAATCCAATATACGAGAGTAATTCTTTAAATCCATTGAGAGGTTTTGCTGTATATGAACCTTTGAGTTTGGAGGATCTCGAACATATGATTAGAATATCAAGAAAAAGAGTTGTTATTAAAACACTAAAAAAGGATAGTTTGTATGAAAAAATTAAAAATTATTTTTCAAAGGAATTTATTTCACGAAAAAGTGGAATAGTGTATGGTGTTATTAATAAATCGGAGGTGTAA
- the prfB gene encoding peptide chain release factor 2 has translation MIDFELKQKIDEAKKKFEDIIKVFHPENKRKELEELEKQMGDSDFWSDQRKAREISQKAQRIRKIIDDMKDIEAKFEDLDAAIELSDEDQSFVETIKEMVEEIEKKVKTFELELILNGKFDASNAYLTIHPGAGGTESQDWASMLLRMYMRWAERKGFDVQIVDYQPGEEAGIKSAMIYIKGDYAYGYLKYERGVHRLVRISPFDANKRRHTSFASVNVIPEIDDDIDIEINPEDLRIDTYRASGAGGQYVNKTESAVRITHIPTGIVVTCQTERSQLQNKETALKVLKARLYQLELEKRQKQLEEIQGELKDISWGNQIRSYVFQPYTMVKDHRTNVETGNIDAVMDGEIDIFIESELIHFAGIRNKQ, from the coding sequence TTGATAGATTTTGAGCTAAAACAAAAAATTGATGAGGCAAAGAAGAAATTTGAAGATATTATTAAGGTATTTCATCCGGAGAATAAGAGAAAAGAACTTGAAGAATTAGAAAAGCAAATGGGCGATTCTGATTTTTGGAGTGATCAAAGAAAAGCTAGAGAAATTTCTCAAAAGGCTCAAAGAATTAGAAAGATTATTGATGATATGAAAGATATTGAAGCAAAATTTGAAGATTTAGATGCTGCAATTGAATTATCAGACGAAGATCAAAGTTTTGTTGAAACTATTAAAGAAATGGTAGAAGAAATTGAAAAAAAAGTAAAAACATTCGAACTTGAATTGATATTAAATGGCAAATTTGATGCTAGTAATGCATATTTAACAATACACCCGGGCGCAGGTGGAACTGAATCTCAAGATTGGGCATCAATGCTTTTGAGAATGTATATGCGCTGGGCTGAGAGAAAAGGATTTGATGTACAGATTGTTGATTATCAACCTGGAGAAGAAGCTGGGATTAAAAGTGCAATGATTTATATAAAAGGTGATTATGCATATGGATATTTAAAATACGAAAGAGGTGTACACAGGCTTGTTAGAATTTCACCATTTGACGCAAATAAAAGGCGCCATACTTCCTTTGCATCAGTTAACGTTATACCTGAAATAGATGATGATATAGATATAGAAATAAATCCAGAAGATTTACGTATAGATACATATCGAGCATCTGGTGCAGGTGGTCAATATGTTAATAAAACAGAATCAGCAGTGAGAATTACACATATTCCAACAGGAATAGTTGTTACTTGTCAAACAGAACGTTCACAACTTCAAAATAAAGAAACTGCATTGAAAGTTTTAAAGGCAAGACTTTATCAACTCGAACTAGAAAAGCGGCAAAAACAACTTGAAGAAATTCAAGGCGAATTAAAAGATATATCTTGGGGAAATCAAATAAGGTCATATGTATTCCAACCATATACTATGGTGAAGGATCATAGAACTAATGTTGAAACAGGGAATATCGATGCTGTTATGGATGGAGAAATTGATATTTTTATTGAGAGTGAATTAATACATTTTGCAGGTATTAGAAATAAGCAATAG
- the ftsY gene encoding signal recognition particle-docking protein FtsY, protein MGFFEKFKQGLKKTRESFFGKMKSILSGKKLDDETKEEIEELLILSDVGFEATEYILNRIEELKGEDAYESLKKVLLEILNFNSELKIEKKPFVISMVGVNGSGKTTTAGKLAEYFSKSGKSVVLAACDTFRAAAIDQLKVWAERTSSTFIAHQEGADSAAVAFDAVSHAISKEKDIVILDTAGRLHTKKNLMEELRKINRVIKKKIEDAPHEVLLVIDAVTGQNGLQQAKIFKEFVDITGIVLTKLDGTAKGGIAIAIAKELGIPIKFVGLGEGVDDLKPFDAEDFVNALLEG, encoded by the coding sequence ATGGGATTTTTCGAAAAGTTCAAGCAAGGATTGAAAAAAACGAGAGAAAGTTTTTTTGGTAAAATGAAAAGTATCCTATCAGGAAAAAAACTCGATGATGAAACAAAAGAAGAGATAGAAGAGCTTTTAATATTATCTGATGTAGGCTTTGAAGCAACTGAGTATATTTTAAATAGAATTGAGGAGTTAAAGGGAGAAGATGCATATGAATCGTTGAAAAAAGTATTATTGGAAATACTTAATTTTAATAGTGAATTAAAAATAGAAAAAAAACCTTTTGTAATTAGTATGGTTGGTGTTAATGGTTCGGGAAAAACTACCACTGCTGGAAAACTTGCAGAATATTTTTCAAAGTCTGGAAAGTCAGTTGTGTTAGCTGCATGTGATACTTTTAGAGCTGCTGCAATTGATCAACTAAAGGTATGGGCGGAGAGAACATCTTCTACGTTTATTGCGCATCAAGAGGGTGCAGATTCTGCTGCCGTTGCATTTGATGCTGTAAGTCATGCTATATCTAAAGAGAAAGATATAGTAATTTTAGATACTGCTGGAAGATTACATACCAAGAAAAATTTAATGGAAGAATTAAGAAAAATTAATAGGGTAATTAAGAAGAAAATCGAAGATGCGCCACACGAAGTTTTATTAGTAATAGATGCTGTAACAGGTCAAAATGGTTTGCAACAGGCAAAGATCTTTAAAGAATTTGTAGATATTACAGGTATTGTATTGACAAAGTTGGATGGAACAGCAAAAGGTGGAATTGCCATTGCAATTGCAAAGGAATTAGGGATTCCTATAAAATTTGTAGGTTTAGGGGAAGGCGTTGACGATCTAAAACCGTTTGATGCTGAAGATTTTGTTAATGCTTTACTTGAGGGATGA
- a CDS encoding phosphate signaling complex PhoU family protein, protein MDWILSENVEELKKMVLKEGWLVESLFNQVINALKERDEKASVEVLKKENEVNLMDLKIREKALIILSTMMPMSKNLRMVTGSFIVSGYFQEIAEKTTDIANMVLELIKEPQLKPLITIPEMAKISIEMLRESMRMFADNNIYGAETICEKDADIDNFYDEIRKELMVYMMEDPKYVKRALILLEISQKIEEIADLATKIVEATSYIITGKQYKCFKDKLHTIDSLEKDGGVN, encoded by the coding sequence ATGGATTGGATATTGAGTGAAAATGTTGAAGAATTGAAGAAAATGGTCTTAAAAGAAGGTTGGCTTGTAGAAAGTTTGTTTAATCAAGTAATCAATGCTTTGAAAGAAAGGGATGAAAAAGCTTCAGTTGAGGTGTTAAAAAAGGAAAACGAGGTAAACCTAATGGATCTGAAGATAAGAGAAAAAGCATTAATCATACTTTCTACTATGATGCCAATGTCAAAGAACTTAAGAATGGTAACAGGAAGTTTTATAGTTTCGGGGTATTTTCAAGAAATAGCTGAAAAAACTACGGACATTGCTAATATGGTGTTGGAGTTAATAAAGGAGCCTCAATTAAAACCTTTAATTACTATTCCTGAAATGGCGAAAATATCTATAGAAATGTTAAGAGAAAGTATGAGAATGTTTGCAGATAATAATATTTATGGAGCAGAAACAATTTGTGAAAAAGATGCTGATATAGACAATTTTTATGATGAGATTAGAAAAGAATTAATGGTATACATGATGGAAGATCCAAAATATGTAAAAAGAGCATTAATTTTACTGGAAATTTCTCAAAAGATAGAGGAAATTGCTGATCTTGCAACTAAAATAGTGGAGGCTACTTCTTATATAATTACAGGAAAACAATATAAATGTTTTAAAGACAAGTTACATACAATTGATAGTTTGGAAAAGGATGGGGGAGTTAATTGA
- a CDS encoding IMP cyclohydrolase, whose amino-acid sequence MNVKRALISVYNKEGIVEFAKKLSEWGVEIISTGNTANLLEENGIPVNRVSEVTGFPEILGGRVKTLHPKIFGGILAKFGDSKHMKDLSDNNIKPIDMVVVNLYPFELVAKETRNEEKLIENIDIGGVALLRAAAKNYRDVIVISDPEDYDKVLKSLEECGDVILHQRRILALKAFYRTMKYDAEIHSVLSELFASNNFEE is encoded by the coding sequence ATGAATGTAAAAAGAGCTCTTATTAGTGTGTATAATAAGGAAGGAATAGTTGAATTTGCGAAAAAACTTTCTGAGTGGGGAGTGGAAATAATAAGTACTGGAAATACTGCAAATTTATTAGAGGAAAATGGTATTCCAGTTAATCGTGTGTCTGAAGTTACGGGTTTTCCAGAAATTCTTGGTGGCAGAGTCAAAACTCTTCATCCTAAAATATTTGGTGGAATTCTTGCAAAATTTGGTGATAGTAAACATATGAAAGATTTGTCTGATAATAATATTAAACCTATAGATATGGTTGTTGTTAATTTATATCCATTTGAGCTTGTTGCAAAAGAAACACGCAATGAGGAAAAGTTAATTGAAAATATTGACATAGGTGGTGTTGCATTACTAAGAGCCGCTGCAAAAAATTATAGAGATGTAATAGTTATTTCAGACCCTGAAGATTACGATAAAGTTTTAAAGAGTTTAGAAGAATGTGGAGATGTAATTCTCCATCAAAGAAGGATTCTTGCGTTAAAGGCTTTTTATAGAACGATGAAATACGATGCAGAAATTCATAGTGTCTTATCTGAATTATTTGCTTCTAACAATTTTGAGGAGTAA
- a CDS encoding EscU/YscU/HrcU family type III secretion system export apparatus switch protein — protein MKISREGFTFREKLAVALKYDPEVDFVPFVIAKGKEEVAKKILEIAKNSGVPIVKSPDLVNELYKLKVLEEIPKKLYLAVAEIIVFLESR, from the coding sequence ATGAAAATTTCGAGGGAGGGATTTACGTTTAGAGAGAAATTAGCGGTTGCTTTGAAGTATGATCCTGAGGTAGATTTTGTGCCTTTTGTTATTGCAAAAGGAAAAGAAGAGGTTGCTAAAAAGATTTTAGAGATTGCAAAAAATAGTGGAGTTCCTATCGTAAAGTCTCCAGATCTTGTGAATGAATTGTACAAGTTAAAAGTTTTAGAAGAAATTCCAAAAAAGTTGTACTTGGCTGTTGCTGAAATTATTGTATTTTTGGAAAGTAGGTGA
- the rlmD gene encoding 23S rRNA (uracil(1939)-C(5))-methyltransferase RlmD, with product MSEIVYIEKMAYGGSGIGKLPGGKVIFVDGAYPGELVEVDVLSEKSDYAIGKLEKIVEKIPERRNPKCPYFRNCGGCNFLDLKYEKQLEFKKMVFMDQLERIAELKLNDLYIEKSSKEYEYRLKMEYSILNDYSFGFKMKNSHKVVSVKNCIIAPKVFGKILEKLSLTLSHFKIPIYNFKRKKGILKHVVLRYSPNGEVMLIFVTKSEYFKEGKKIASLIKKEFPFIKSIVHVMNSNDKIVLRGPYKVLSGDGVINYEFSWEKFQVPPTAFFQNNFHVAEKMVEFLTKRLDLNGDEVVLDLFSGLGTFSLRLAALSKFVIAVESSHVSVKAGRANANINGLKNIKFIEADALDYLNQVNEKFDVIVLDPPRAGIGSEAVKKILELSPQKIGYVSCNPTTFARDLKLLLEKYEIEDIRIFDMFPQTYHIESVAILNRKNNL from the coding sequence ATGTCAGAAATTGTATATATTGAAAAAATGGCGTATGGAGGCAGTGGAATAGGAAAGTTGCCCGGTGGAAAAGTAATTTTTGTAGATGGGGCTTACCCCGGTGAATTGGTTGAAGTGGATGTTTTAAGTGAAAAAAGTGATTATGCAATTGGAAAGCTGGAAAAGATAGTTGAAAAAATTCCTGAGCGAAGAAATCCAAAGTGCCCTTATTTTAGAAATTGTGGTGGTTGCAATTTTTTAGATTTAAAGTATGAAAAACAATTAGAGTTTAAGAAAATGGTCTTTATGGATCAACTTGAAAGAATCGCTGAACTAAAATTGAACGATTTATATATTGAAAAAAGTTCTAAAGAATATGAATATAGGTTAAAGATGGAATATTCAATATTGAATGATTATTCTTTTGGTTTTAAAATGAAGAATAGTCATAAAGTTGTAAGTGTAAAAAATTGTATTATTGCTCCAAAAGTTTTTGGTAAAATACTTGAAAAGTTGTCATTAACGCTCTCACATTTTAAGATACCTATTTATAATTTTAAGCGTAAAAAGGGAATCTTAAAACACGTAGTGTTAAGATACTCGCCAAATGGAGAAGTGATGCTGATTTTTGTTACAAAATCGGAGTATTTCAAAGAAGGTAAAAAAATAGCAAGTTTAATCAAAAAAGAGTTTCCTTTTATAAAGTCAATTGTTCATGTAATGAATAGCAATGATAAAATAGTTTTAAGAGGTCCTTATAAGGTATTAAGTGGTGATGGAGTAATTAATTATGAATTCAGCTGGGAAAAATTTCAAGTTCCTCCAACTGCATTTTTTCAAAATAATTTTCATGTTGCAGAGAAAATGGTAGAATTTTTAACAAAAAGATTAGATTTAAATGGTGATGAGGTTGTTTTAGATTTATTTAGTGGTCTTGGAACATTTTCTTTAAGACTTGCTGCTTTATCAAAATTTGTTATTGCAGTTGAATCTAGCCATGTATCAGTAAAGGCAGGAAGGGCAAATGCAAATATAAATGGATTAAAGAATATTAAATTTATTGAAGCTGATGCGTTAGATTATTTAAACCAAGTAAATGAAAAATTTGATGTAATTGTTCTTGATCCACCAAGAGCAGGGATTGGGTCTGAAGCTGTAAAAAAAATATTGGAATTATCTCCTCAAAAAATTGGATACGTTTCATGTAATCCTACAACTTTTGCAAGGGATTTAAAATTGCTACTTGAAAAGTATGAAATAGAAGATATAAGAATTTTTGACATGTTTCCGCAAACTTATCATATTGAATCTGTAGCTATTTTAAATAGAAAAAACAATCTGTGA
- a CDS encoding PEGA domain-containing protein codes for MAFKRVIFSFLLILSVLSFSNVNWSININLNFGAPQNIPDYSILIDTGVSFVDVYIDDVYAGQTDIFGQLLVNFDTSGYHTITIKDEDYLNISVLVFVDKTGKYLKIPLVEAGKLVVFSNTYPVNVYINGYYYGTIRSIDEEIKLPEGEHFITFESPGYNPITKKVYIKFEEKSAVNLNFEKLKLELNIRSKINEFSPNNDWYMDRWELEIYLSTYATVTVDILKDDIKIFERVFSGKPYLNLFTWDGSGASEVGEYLVKVIANDGNDEIVKETKVLLDDKYTYLKEIAITSLIMMFGTILYFVLKK; via the coding sequence ATGGCATTTAAAAGAGTAATTTTCTCATTTTTATTAATTCTTTCGGTGCTTTCTTTTTCAAATGTAAATTGGAGTATTAATATTAATTTAAATTTTGGAGCACCACAAAATATTCCTGATTATTCTATTTTAATTGATACGGGAGTATCTTTTGTAGATGTTTATATAGATGATGTTTATGCTGGACAAACAGATATTTTTGGGCAGTTATTAGTAAATTTTGACACTTCTGGTTATCACACTATTACTATTAAAGATGAAGATTATTTAAACATTTCAGTGTTAGTTTTTGTAGATAAAACTGGTAAATATTTAAAAATTCCATTAGTTGAAGCTGGAAAACTGGTTGTATTTTCAAACACTTATCCAGTTAATGTTTATATTAATGGTTATTACTATGGAACAATAAGAAGTATTGATGAAGAGATAAAATTACCTGAGGGAGAGCATTTTATTACATTTGAAAGCCCTGGTTATAATCCTATAACTAAAAAGGTATATATAAAATTTGAAGAAAAAAGTGCAGTTAATTTGAATTTTGAAAAGCTTAAATTAGAATTAAACATAAGAAGCAAAATAAATGAATTTTCACCAAATAATGATTGGTATATGGATAGATGGGAATTAGAAATTTATCTTTCTACTTATGCAACAGTTACAGTAGATATATTAAAAGATGATATCAAAATATTTGAAAGAGTTTTTTCTGGAAAGCCTTACTTGAATTTATTTACATGGGACGGTTCAGGGGCTAGTGAAGTTGGTGAATATTTAGTTAAAGTAATTGCTAATGATGGAAATGACGAAATTGTTAAAGAAACAAAAGTTTTACTAGATGATAAATATACGTATTTAAAGGAGATAGCTATAACTTCACTTATTATGATGTTTGGAACAATACTGTATTTTGTACTAAAAAAATAG
- the minD gene encoding septum site-determining protein MinD → MAKVYVVTSGKGGVGKTTISANLGCALAKDGNKVCVIDADVGLKNLDVVLGLENRIIYTLIDVIRGNVSAKEALVRHKNLKNLYLIAASQIATKEMVSPEDMINLVKELDEDFDYIIIDSPAGIERGFRNAIAPSEYAIVVTTPELPAISDADRVIGLLENNGFNEENIMLILNKYKPQMVKKGDMLSEADVEKALAIKLIGVLPDSNEVIISTNKGIPIVLEKDEGISKNFENIVKRLKGEEISLAEDIQNNENFFRKFLSLFNKR, encoded by the coding sequence ATGGCAAAGGTTTATGTTGTAACTTCTGGTAAGGGTGGAGTGGGAAAAACTACAATTTCAGCAAATCTAGGATGCGCATTAGCAAAAGATGGTAATAAAGTTTGTGTAATAGATGCAGATGTTGGATTAAAAAATTTAGATGTGGTTTTAGGGTTGGAAAATAGGATAATTTATACATTAATTGATGTAATAAGAGGAAATGTTAGTGCTAAAGAAGCGCTTGTAAGACACAAAAATTTAAAAAATTTATATCTAATTGCTGCTTCACAGATTGCAACAAAGGAAATGGTTTCACCAGAAGATATGATTAATCTGGTAAAAGAACTAGACGAAGATTTTGATTATATTATAATTGACTCACCTGCTGGGATTGAAAGAGGTTTTAGGAATGCAATTGCTCCATCAGAATATGCTATTGTTGTAACTACTCCAGAACTTCCTGCGATCTCTGATGCTGATAGAGTAATTGGATTACTTGAAAATAATGGATTTAATGAAGAAAATATTATGTTGATTTTAAACAAATATAAACCTCAAATGGTCAAAAAAGGTGACATGTTATCAGAAGCTGATGTAGAAAAGGCTTTAGCAATTAAACTTATAGGTGTTTTGCCCGATTCAAATGAGGTTATAATTTCTACTAATAAGGGAATACCGATTGTTTTGGAAAAAGATGAAGGAATTTCAAAGAATTTTGAAAATATTGTAAAGAGATTAAAAGGTGAAGAAATTTCTTTAGCAGAAGATATTCAAAATAATGAGAATTTTTTCAGAAAATTTTTGTCCCTTTTTAATAAGAGGTGA